The Rhodamnia argentea isolate NSW1041297 unplaced genomic scaffold, ASM2092103v1 Rarg_v2.51, whole genome shotgun sequence genome segment TCGATTGGAATTGAGAAAATTCTGTCGATATTGTTACAAACATACGATTCACGGGGAGATAAAGAAATAACTCGAATCAAGTGCCTGTGTGTCACTCTTACAAGGAACACGAAAGGACATATTCTATAATATACCATATTATTCTATATATTCTAGTTAACATAATTTaactaactaaaaaaaaagccaaatcaAATCCTATATTTTGATTTCGAAATCTTTTTGGATCAGATTGAAATAGGATTTTGGGGATAAGGAATAAACAAACCATGGAAAAATCCAAGCGACTCTTTCTTAAATCCAAGCGATCTTTTCGTAGGCGTTTGCCCCCGATCCAATCGGGGGATCGAATTGATTATAGAAACATGAGTTTAATTAGTCGATTTATTAGTgaacaaggaaaaatattatctaGACGGGTAAATAGATTAACCTTAAAACAACAACGATTAATTACTATTGCTATAAAACAAGCTCGTATTTTATCTTTGTTACCTTTTCTTAATAATGAGAAACAATTTGAAAGAAGCGAGTCGACCGCTGGAGCTACTGGTCTTAGaaccataaataaataaagaaaaagtagacTTACTTTACTCCTCAATTGAACCCAAATTCCAATTCAAATCCGAACTTAAACACGGATTGATATTTTGTTCgaaaaatcgaaagaaaaaaaaattggggaataagaagaaatctttttttattggatATTGAACATATTCGCTCATTTAATTTTGGGCGACTTTATCATACTCTCTTTATCATACTAATTTCTACTCTACCTTCCCGGAGTTCATTCTCCAGCGAACTCCATTTAAAATATTCTGACGAATTCCttacaatttccttttttattttatgatctCATTAGAAATCATATAAAGACAATTCCTATTTAATATAGCCATTTGTGCAAGTATTTTACGATTAAGAAGCAACTGTCTCTTGTACAGATTGTGTATTAATATACTATAACTATAGTATACTCTATTCTCTCGAATTACTGCATTTATCCGAGTGATCCACAAACGACgaaaatctctctttttcctaTCTCTATCTCGATGAGACGAAACCAAAGATCTTATTTTCTGTTGAATAATTGTTCGAGTAAGTCTTGAACGAGCCCCCCGAAAGCTTGATGCAAataaacgaatttttgttctaCGTCTCCGAGCTATATATCCTCGTCTAATTCTAGTCATTGAATAAATGAAACTTTCATGAATAACTAAttgatttcctttctttcaGTTATTCTTTTCCTAGTTTATTAATAACAAAACGGATTTTTCCAATGTATAAAATACAAATTCCAATGGCTTTTGCTACTATAACCTTCCCGACCacgatttgtctttttttatagGCATTTCACCTCGAAACGAGTATTGATACTAGgtataaaaaaacagaaaaaagtaataaatagaAATGAATAACGAAATAGTGGATTCCATCGTTTCTATGGTTATGTCTTAAACGGTGAGGTCCTCTCTATACACCGGAGTCCCTTAATTCATTTTATCAATCCTATTAGCAACTTGTACAGTTCACATTCTTTGGCTCTACCCATGAATTATCTAGTAATAGGTCTTTCACAACGAGATCTACCTATACAGTAACGGTATTTAATTATGAAGATTGGCTGGGTAGCTGACCCTCTTAGTCCGTTTTTGAAAAAGTATAGACATAAGATTTCGgctttgaaaataggatttccCCGCTTAATGGGGTAACCATTTGTTACCAATGAGGAATTTTTCTCATTGGAAACCATAAATTTCATATACAATAGAAGAATTGaatagatctttttttttttcgttttcgaTATATAGATAGTGAACGGCCTTCTTCCTTCCATTTTATACTATTCACTAGTACTGATCATTGATACTGGaaaatttctttccctttttttctacCAATGGTGATCTGAACGAGTCGCACATACACCCTAGTACATGTTCCTCGACGCTGAGGACATCCCCCAAGAGCGGGGGATTTCGTGACATTTCTGATTGGCTGTCTTGTGTTTCTAATAAGTTGTTTAATAGTTGGCATGTTGAATCGTATACATAATAAGTGGGCTGGTTTAGATCGATCCTAACCGGATGATTATGAATTACTTCTCTATTTAATAGATGAATAGAATATTATAAAACCCGGTAATAAGTAAGAagagaaaatctcaaatcggcGATTTGCGTAAACTtactgctatttttttttattcaatcgcTACAAGATCAACAATTCCATGAGCTTGGGCTTCTGTTGCTGACATAAAAACATCTCTTTCCATATCTTCGGATACAACCCATAAGGGTTTGCCCGTTCTTTGTACATAAACTCTTGTGATGGTTTCGCGCAGTTTCAGTAGTTCTTCTGCTTCCAGGATAAATTCTCCCGTTTGTGCCTCATAAAAAGAACTCGCAGGTTGATGTATCATTACCCTGATAATATAACAAATGGTTCCTCTATCTCGCATGATGAGGTGAGAAGAAGAgataaagaataataaaaaagaaagatagaatTGAGCAACCGTACAGGCATCCTTTGCGTATTGCATACGGCTATACAATGGAATTCACTTTACCTTCCATTTCGatcgaagaaagagaaaaatagataGATTAGATCTAGGGTTTATCCGATTCAGATCGGCAAATGATCCAATTACCATCCTTCCTTTCGGAGCAGTTAAAAAATACTATGATGGCTCCGTtgctttttatatatttatctcGTCTGTGATTCAGCAatcccaaagttttttttttttttttgtactctttcataacaaaaacataaatattGTTAAAAGTTTTCTGttgtgaaaacaaaaaagtttgtgACGCTGAAATGGTAATGGTCACCGATAAATAAGATAAAATCGAGAATACCCTTTATTTTATACTAATTTCATACTACTCTTTCGAAATATAATctaatgttttgaaaaaaaaatttatcatatcgAATTCGAAGTGCCATGCTATTATTACTTAATATTCCTATTTCATATGGCGAAGgcatagtctttttttttttgttcttaaaaaACTCATTGGCGCCAAGCGTGAGGGAATGCTAGACGTTTGGTAATCTCTCCGCCGACCAGGATAAAAGATCCCATTGAAGCGGCTAATCCCATGCATATTGTATGCACATCGGGTTGCACAAATTGCATAGTATCATAAATAGCTACTCCGGGGATTACCCATCCGCCAGGAGAGTTTATAAACAAATAAAGATCCTTGTTATCATTCTCTATACTGAGATATACCATAAGACCAATAAGTTGATTCGAAATCTCGCTATCAACCTCTTGGCCTAAAAAAAGTAATCTTTCTCGATAAAGTCGGTTGATTAGGATAAAATTTGTATCCCTTAAGAGCCGTACATGCACCTTTTGATGCATACGGTTCAACAAAAattgcgaaaaaaaaagaatcaatgtGTAGATTCCagccctcttccttttttttttcatagcagggcccttttctaatctaatttttgaatttcttaatgaagcggctttttttttcttccacttttCAAGAAAGATGAGTTTTGGTTTTGTCCTCTTTCCCTCCACAAAAAATCCATTAAACTTATCAAATAAacttctcattgatgtattGTTTCATCGAGATCTAATCCAAATCACGATGTCATTTTCTTGTTCCTGAATGGgccttttttcaattcttttaggTTTATGCTCTACTCCGAGTAAAAAAGTCTGCCCGATTTTTATTTGCACATATAGGACAAATGACACTAATACTACGTCTTTTTCCTATGACttacttctttttcaattcaattcatgtcTTCTGCCAATGCCAAATATTCGACGTATTTATCATATTACTCGCttgattaaaagtttaagattactctcttatcatataaaaaaaaaaaaagattttctaatCTATAATATGATTAGTAgtaatcataaatatattaccAATTGGGTTTTTTCTAAACGGAGTCTGAATACTTCATTTTATTGGTCCAACCATAAATTATTCTAGAGACTTTTCTAATTGATAATATAAATTTGAATAccctccaaaacaaaaaaggatatAATTTCACTTCACGCtccaattttttgataattcaaaatcttttttgggCGAAACAGAGGATATCTCGATCGGGGGAGAGAACGGGGAAATCCCATATGACCCAATATATCTGACAAGTCGCACTATACGTCAACCCAAGAGGCATCTTCCTCTCCAGGACTTCGAAAGGGTACTTTTGGAACACCAATAGgcataaaatgaaagaaaaaagaattaagtACTATATTTCACTTTGATGTGGAAGCGTAACAATGCgtttattttcttaataatattGTCTTTTATCCTATTTTATCCATAGATTGGGAAAAAATTCTTACGAATAGGTCTTTTGAATGATTAACAAATATGTATGCATTCGTTCATAGAAAATGGTATCAACCCCCCATTGCGTATTGGTACTTATCGGATATAGAATAAATCTGCTTCTCTTTGTTCCTACGAACCGAATTGttccatttttattaaaaaaaataatagaaaaaatattcatCTTTTCTCCGAGATAATCCCCCGAAAAGGGGAGGTCCctagaatatttttttccaatgcAATAAAGTTACATAGTGTCTATTTTTCGTTGATAAAGGGGTATTTACATGGGTTTGCCTTGGTATCGTGTTCATACCGTCGTATTAAATGATCCCGGCCGTTTGCTTTCTGTCCATATAATGCATACAGCTTTGGTTGCTGGTTGGGCCGGTTCGATGGCTCTATATGAATTAGCAGTTTTTGATCCCTCTGATCCCGTTCTTGATCCAATGTGGAGACAAGGTATGTTCGTTATACCCTTCATGACTCGTTTAGGAATAACCAATTCATGGGGCGGCTGGAGTATTACAGGAGGGACTATAACGAATCCGGGTATTTGGAGTTACGAAGGCGTGGCCGGTGCACATATTGTGTTTTCTGGCTTGTGCTTCTTGGCAGCTATCTGGCATTGGGTGTATTGGgatttagaaatattttgtGATGAGCGTACAGGAAAACCTTCTTTGGATTTGCCAAAAATTTTTGgaattcatttatttctttcagGGGTGGCTTGCTTTGGGTTTGGCGCATTTCATGTAACAGGATTGTATGGTCCTGGAATATGGGTGTCCGATCCTTATGGACTAACTGGAAAGGTACAACCTGTAAATCCAGCGTGGGGTGTAGAAGGTTTTGATCCTTTTGTTCCGGGAGGAATAGCCTCTCATCATATTGCAGCAGGCACTTTAGGCATATTAGCGGGACTCTTTCATCTTAGTGTCCGTCCGCCCCAACGTCTATATAAAGGATTACGCATGGGCAATATTGAAACCGTCCTTTCTAGTAGTATCGCTGCTGTTTTTTTTGCAGCTTTTGTTGTTGCTGGAACTATGTGGTATGGTTCAGCAACTACCCCTATCGAATTATTTGGTCCCACTCGTTATCAATGGGATCAGGGATACTTCCAGCAAGAAATATATCGAAGAGTTGGTGCTGGGCTAGCCAAAAATCAAAGTTTATCCGAAGCTTGGTCTAAAATTCCTGAAAAATTAGCTTTTTATGATTATATCGGTAATAATCCGGCAAAGGGGGGATTATTCAGAGCGGGCTCAATGGACAACGGGGATGGAATAGCTGTTGGGTGGTTAGGACATCCTATCTTTCGAGATAAAGAAGGGCGTGAACTTTTTGTACGTCGTATGCCgactttttttgaaacatttccGGTTGTTTTGGTAGACGGAGACGGAATTGTTCGAGCCGACGTTCCTTTTCGAAGGGCGGAATCAAAGTATAGTGTTGAACAAGTAGGTGTAACTGTTGAGTTCTATGGTGGGGAACTCAATGGAGTCAGTTATAGTGATCCTGCTACTGTGAAAAAATATGCTAGACGTGCTCAATTAGGtgaaatttttgaattagaTCGTGCTACTTTGAAATCCGATGGTGTTTTTCGTAGCAGTCCAAGGGGTTGGTTTACTTTTGGACATGCTTCATTTGctctgctcttcttcttcggacACATTTGGCATGGTGCTCGAACCTTGTTCAGAGATGTTTTTGCTGGTATTGACCCGGATTTGGATGCTCAAGTGGAATTTGGAACATTCCAAAAACTTGGAGATCCGACTACAAGAAGACAAGTAGTCTGAtacttgatttttctcttatcttttttctttatttttttgtctgggAGATAATCCCAAATAAACAGAACAGGTATGGAAGCTATAATTGTAAAGCACGATCGAATTTATGGAAGCATTGGTTTATACATTCCTCTTAGTCTCGACTCTAGGGATAATTTTTTTCGCTATCTTTTTTCGAGAACCACCTAAAGTTCCAACTAAAAAggtgaaatgatttttcattatatCAATTGAATTGAAGTAATGAGCCTCCCAACATTGGGAGGCTCATTACTTCAACTAGTCCCCGTGTTCTTCGAATGGATCTCTTAATTGTTGAGAGGGTTGCCCAAAAGCAGTATATAAGGCGTACCCAGTAAAACTTACAAGTAAACCAGATATAGAGATGGCGACTAGGGTTGCTGTTTCCATTATTATATAATTTCAAGACCAAAATGGATCTATGATAAGATCGTTTATTTACAACGGAATGGTATACAAAGTCAACAGATCTCAATGAATACAAAATAGGATTTATGGCTACGCAAACCGTTGAGGGTAGTTCTAGATCTGGACCAAGACGAACTATTGTAGGGGATTTATTGAAACCATTGAATTCAGAATATGGTAAAGTAGCTCCTGGATGGGGAACTACTCCATTGATGGGTGTCGCAATGGCTCTATTTGCAGTATTCCTATCtattattttagaaatttataATTCTTCCGTTTTACTGGACGGAATTTCAATGAATTAGATTTACAAGAAACGTGAATTCTTAGCTTTTCAATACTTATCTTTTCAATACAAAGTAAAGCATTTAGGTTTCGGATTTTTATCtcattatattatttttttattggtagttCGATCgtggaatttctttctttctgtatTTCCGGAATATGAGTGTGTGACTTGTTATAATTGATCCTATTGATAGTACAGAAAATGGGTCTGTCATCTTGATATAGATGGTTTTACCTCGTCGGATATTCATTCGAGTATCTGGAGCACGAAATAGATCACAAAATATTAACTATGATTCATACTTAATATTCAGATCCCGTGACCGGACtccaaaaaattcttcaaaacgTTATAAATCgaaagatttttcttctttttcaaaaaattcccctttttttttgatCAAAGCACAAAACTTTCTTTGGATTTTTAGTCATTATATCTATTCATTGAATAAGTGATGATCCAATGGTTCTTACTCAGGGAATCTTTGGACTTAGTTTGAAGTTTTATTGAATAATCGCGGTTCTAGTATGAATCTGAGGTTTCAATCAATTCATAGGGTCTTAACAAGGGAATTCCTatcaataataaagaaaagaagagtaaaGCTGCAttacacacaaaaaagaaataaaaataacaaatcaaagaaaaagaagtaggtAAATAGAAGATTCAAGAGGCCTGTAACGATCAACATAAAGACGAATGAGCCGACTTGATATTTTGGCATTACAACCACAAATAAGAGCTTTCGTATTTTTACTAGTTCGTATCTTCAGAGAAGTTAGAAAGGGTTGATGACGAAGTTTCAAACTTTCTATTCCATATGCCTTGAAACCAAAGCGATATTTTGGGTTTTTGTTTGAGCTGTACGAGATGAAATTCTCAAATACGGTTCTCCGGGGGGAGTACTATTGGTTTACCTATCTCAATAAAGTCTATGATTGGTTTGAAGAACGTCTCGAGATTCAGGCGATTGCAGATGATATAACTAGTAAATATGTTCCTCCTCATGTCAACATATTTTATTGTCTAGGAGGAATTACGCTTACTTGTTTTTTAGTACAAGTAGCTACGGGGTTTGCTATGACTTTTTACTACCGTCCAACTGTTACTGAGGCTTTTGCTTCTGTTCAATACATAATGACTGAAGCTAACTTTGGTTGGTTAATTCGATCAGTTCATCGATGGTCGGCAAGTATGATGGTCCTAATGATGATCCTGCACGTATTTCGTGTGTATCTCACTGGTGGTTTTAAAAAACCTCGCGAATTGACTTGGGTTACAGGTGTGGTTCTGGCTGTATTAACCGCATCCTTTGGTGTAACTGGTTATTCCTTACCTTGGGACCAAATTGGTTATTGGGCAGTCAAAATTGTAACAGGTGTACCGGAAGCTATTCCTGTAATAGGATCTCCTTTAGTAGAGTTATTACGCGGAAGTGCTAGTGTGGGACAATCCACTTTGACTCGTTTTTATAGTTTACACACTT includes the following:
- the LOC125313494 gene encoding photosystem II CP47 reaction center protein is translated as MGLPWYRVHTVVLNDPGRLLSVHIMHTALVAGWAGSMALYELAVFDPSDPVLDPMWRQGMFVIPFMTRLGITNSWGGWSITGGTITNPGIWSYEGVAGAHIVFSGLCFLAAIWHWVYWDLEIFCDERTGKPSLDLPKIFGIHLFLSGVACFGFGAFHVTGLYGPGIWVSDPYGLTGKVQPVNPAWGVEGFDPFVPGGIASHHIAAGTLGILAGLFHLSVRPPQRLYKGLRMGNIETVLSSSIAAVFFAAFVVAGTMWYGSATTPIELFGPTRYQWDQGYFQQEIYRRVGAGLAKNQSLSEAWSKIPEKLAFYDYIGNNPAKGGLFRAGSMDNGDGIAVGWLGHPIFRDKEGRELFVRRMPTFFETFPVVLVDGDGIVRADVPFRRAESKYSVEQVGVTVEFYGGELNGVSYSDPATVKKYARRAQLGEIFELDRATLKSDGVFRSSPRGWFTFGHASFALLFFFGHIWHGARTLFRDVFAGIDPDLDAQVEFGTFQKLGDPTTRRQVV
- the LOC125313495 gene encoding cytochrome b6, with product MSKVYDWFEERLEIQAIADDITSKYVPPHVNIFYCLGGITLTCFLVQVATGFAMTFYYRPTVTEAFASVQYIMTEANFGWLIRSVHRWSASMMVLMMILHVFRVYLTGGFKKPRELTWVTGVVLAVLTASFGVTGYSLPWDQIGYWAVKIVTGVPEAIPVIGSPLVELLRGSASVGQSTLTRFYSLHTFVLPLLTAVFMLMHFLMIRKQGISGPL